The following DNA comes from Granulicella sibirica.
CTGACCGTACGGCGGGAGACGACCGGCGCGCCGGCGCAACTGGCGCTGCTGCCGAACCGGACTTCCTTCCAGGCCAACGGAGAAGACGTGGTCTCCATTGCGGTGGAGGTCCGCGACGCGCAGGGCCGCCTGGTTCCAACGGACTTCAGCAAAGTCCACTTCTCTCTCTCAGGGGCGGGCAAGATCATCGGCGTGGGCAATGGCGATCCCAGCTCTCGCGAGGCAGACCGTCCCGCGTCTGCCACGTCCGCGGAGCGAAGCGCATTCAGCGGACAATGCATGGTCTTTGTGCAGTCAATCAAGCAGGCGGGCGCGGTGGAACTGCAGGCCTCAAGTGAAGGCCTGGCAAGCGCAGTTGCGACACTTCACAGCACGGCAGATGCAGCCCGGCCGGCCGTTGTATAGGAATGGGATCGTACAGGCTTGCAGCATTCTGGCTGGAGCCTGAAACCAAAGTAAGCTGACACTGCACGTGATTCGTCGGCGATGTTGTTCTGAGCGGCACGGAGGAAACACCTTGAAGGCACCGAAGCTCCTGATCCTGATTCCGCTTCTCCTCTCCAGCGCGTTGCGCATGGAAGCACAGAAGCGGCCGGTGGAGTACGTCAACACGTTCCTGGGGACGGCTCCGCTGACCAATCCTGCGGACATCGGGTTTAATCCGCCATGGCGTGTGTGGGCTGGCCTTGTCTTTCCTGGAGCGTCTGTACCCAACGCGATGGTTCAGCTCAGTCCCATTACCAAATTCGGCAGCGGCGCCGGTTACGAGTACGAGAACAACGTGATCTATGCCTTTGCGCACACCAACAAGGGGCATTGGAACCTGTGCAACATTCCCATGCTGCCCGTCAGCGGCGACGTCACTCCAGAGGACTTCGGCTCGCCCTTCAGCCATGCCAAGGAGTCGGCGCATCCCGGCTACTACCAGGTCTATCTCGACCGGTACGGCATTAACGCCGAGCTGACCTCAACCCTCAGGACCGGCTATCACCGGTATACCTACAAAGACAGTGCTCAGCCGAAGAAGCTGATCGTGAACCTTGCGCGTTCCAACGAGCGCATCCGCGACTGGAAGATCGAGCAGGACGGCGACAACGCATTCAAGGGCGTTCAGGTCGCGAGCGAGAAGGTGTACTTCTACGCCGTGTCGAACTACAAGATCAAACAGATCGAGATGCTGAAAGGCGAGAAGGCACAATTGCCCGTCGTTGACATCGCAGGCGGCAGCGGTCCGGTGGAGATCAGGATCGGCCTCTCGTTCGTGAGCATGGACAACGCAAAAGAAAATCTTCAGAAGGAACTTGGCAGCAAGAGCTTCGACACCGTCAAGGCTGAGGCATCCGCCACCTGGCAGGCACTCCTGTCGAAGATACAGGTCTCCGGCGGCACGGAACGTCAGAAGGAACTCTTCTACTCCTGCCTGTACCGCTCATTCCTGTGGCCCGCCTTGCGGAGCGATGTAAACGGCGAGCACGTCGACGAGAAGGGAGCGGTGGTTAAAGCAAACTTCCAGTACTACACGCTGCCATCCCTCTGGGACGACTACCGAAACAAGCTGGTCCTGCTGGGCATGATCTCTCCTGACGTTACTGTCGACGTCATCCGCTCACTGGTAGAACGTGGTGAAAAGACCGGGTTCATTCCAACGTTCTTCCACGGCGATCACGCCGCGCCGTTCATCGCAGGCTCCTATCTGCGCGGGCTGCGAGGGTACGATGTCCGCAGCGCCTACAACCTGCTGCTGCGCAACGCCACAGTCGAGGGTGGCACCAGGCCCTACATCCGCGAATACATGGACAAGGGATTTATCTCCGATCCGGATGTGTCTAATCCAATCGTAGAGACCAAGGGCAAAGCGGGTGTCACTAAGACACTGGAATATTCTTACGACGACTATTCCGTGGCCTTGCTTGCGAAGGAGCTGAACGACCAGCCGAACTACGACATGCTGATGAAGCGGTCACAGAACTACAAGCACATGTTCGATCCGTCCACCGGCCTGATGCGGGGGCGCTTGGACAACGGCGAGTGGATCAAGAACTTCAACCCGCAATACCCGTACTACGAGTACATGTACCGCGAAGCCAACGCCTGGGAATCATCGTTCTTCGCGCCCCATGACACGGACGGCCTGATCGGCTTGTACAAGAGCAAGGCCGACTTCGAACAGCACCTCGACTCCTTGTTCACCATCCCCTGGAACCCCAACTACATCGCGGAGAACATCAACTCGTTCATCGGGCAATACTGCCAGGGAAACCAGCCCGACCATAGCTTCCCCTTCCTTTACTACTTTGTAGGCAAGCCGGAGAAGTCGCAGGCAATCCTGAACATCATCATGAGCCGCTTCTATGGCATGGGCGAGCAGGGGTTGGCCTTGTCTGGCATGGACGATGCCGGAGAAATGTCCTCGTGGTATGTATTCACAGCGATTGGGTTGTACCCGTACTCTCCCGCGGATCCCAGGTACATTGTTTCCGTGCCCCTGTTTCAGAAAACCACGTTCCGTCTGAACGAAGGCAAGACACTCACGATCCTGAAGAAGAACGCAGGCGAACGGATCACCGGCATCACGGTCGGCGGCAAGAAGGTGAACGGCTATTTCGTCGACCACAGTGAGCTTGAGGCCGGCAAGGAACTTGTCATCGCAACGCAGTAGCAACACAGGGAACTGGACAAGGTAAAACAGCAATGGGAGATGGGATGATGATGAATCGAGTCCGCAGTTGGATGGGTGTTGGCGCGCTGCTGGGATGCACGCTCCTTGTGCAGGCGCAGAGCCTGCCCCGGAGCACACCGGAGGCGGAGGGCATTCCATCAAGCGCCATCCTGGAGTTTGTGCAGGCTGCGGACAAGAACGTGGATACGTTCGACAGCTTCATGGTCCTGCGGCACGGCAAGGTCATTGCAGAGGGCTGGTGGAAGCCGAACTCCGCCGAAGCTCCTCACATCCTGAATTCCGTCAGCAAGAGCTTCACGTCCACCGCGGTTGGACTAGCCATCCATGATCACAAGCTGAAGCTGGACGATCGCGTGATGAAGTTCTTTCCTGCAGACGCTCCGCCAGATCCTTCGGCGAACCTGCAGGCCATGACGGTACGTGATCTTCTCACCATGTCCGGCGGCCACGAGGTGGAGCCGACGCGTGACGGCGGACCCTCCGTAAAGCAGTTCCTTGCACAGCCTGTCGTGTTTCAACCCGGTACCCACTTCCTGTACAACACCATGGGCACCTACGTGCTCTCGTCCATCGTCACCAAGGTCACGGGGCAGACGGCGCTTGAGTATCTCAAGCCGCGTCTCTTCCGTCCGCTGGGCATCGAATCTCCCCGCTGGGATGCCAGCCCGGAGGGTAATTCCCTGGGCGGCTACGGCCTGTACCTTCGCACGGAGGACATCGCCAAGCTGGGGCAGCTCTACCTGCAGAAGGGCAAGTGGAACGGCAAGCAGTTAGTTCCGCGTAAGTGGGTTGAGCAAGCCACGTCCAAACAGATCGACAACGCGAAGGAAAGCCACTCGAAGATCGGCCCCGACTGGATAGAAGGGTACGGCTTCCAGTTCTGGCGCTGCCGCCACAATGCCTACCGCGCAGACGGAGCAGGCGGCCAGTTCATCGTCGTCATGCCGGACCAGGACACGGTCGTCGCCATTACCGCGGACACCGGCAACATGCGGGGCGAGCTGAATGCCATCTGGGACCATCTTCTTCCCGGCTTCGGTGACAAGCCGCTACCTGCTGACCCCGCAGGGCAGGCAAAGGTGAACGAGGCGATCGCAGCGTTAGTAGCGCACCCGCATAAGAAGAACTGACACAGCAGGGAAGGTAACCGCACCCATGACAAATGTCTTCGCTAGAAGTGTCTCGCTGCAACAATGCATCACATCAGGAGTGCTATGAACCGGCGTCAGTTTGGTCAATCGATCGCAGCCACTGTCATGGGAGGAGCGCTGGCCCGTTCCGTCGCGCAGGTAGCGGGGCCCGCCGTTTCGGAGCCCAGGTTCTCCTGTGAGATCGCGATGCTGAAGCTCCCCTCCTTCGACCGCTGCATTGAAGTTGTCGCTGAAGCGGGATACCAGGGAGTAGAACTGACGGGCTACTTCCAGACATGGGACGCCGAAGAGAAGCGCCGTCTCATGGCCAAGATGCGCTCCCTGGGCGTCATGATCGACATGCTGAGCGGCCTTCAGGCCAGCTTCGCCATTCCCGGCCAGAGCGAAGAGTTCGTCACCCGTGTAACGGAACACTGCCGCATTGCCAAAGGACTTGAGTGTCCGCAGATCAATATCAAGTCAGGCAAACGCCTCACTGCGGTGGATCCAAACGCGCAGCTCCAGGCAGCGGTCGATAACCTAAAGCGTGCCTCCGATGTTGCGGAAGCAAGCGGCATTAACATCGTGATTGAGCCGATCGATCTGATCGAGAACCCCACCATTTTCCTTACGTCGGTACATGACGGGTTTGACATCGTGCGTGCCGTCAACCGGCCAAATGTCAAAGTGCTGTACGACTTCTACCACGAGCAACGCGGCGGTAACCTCATCGAGAAGCTGGAACAAAACATCGATTGGGTCGGCCTGGTACACATCGCAGACGTTCCCGGACGGCATGAGCCGGGCACAGGCGAAATCGACTACACCAACATCTATCGCACTTTGGGCAAGCTGCACTACAGCCATTTCATCGGCATGGAGTACGCGCCAACATCTGATCCCGTCGCCTCGTTGCGAAAGACGAGACTGGAAGCACAGCAGGCGATGGCAAAGGGTCGTAACATCGCCTGACACGAACGGAGTATGTTGCGCAGATCAAGAGGACGCAAGGCATGACCATGACACATCAACGATGCACCCTGGCCGTTCTGCTGTGCCTAAGTACACTTGCGCCGGCTCTTATCGCGCAAGGCAATTCCAAGAGGCCGCTGGACTATGTGAACACGCTGGTTGGAACCGCGCCTCTCGATCAGCCAAAGCTGATCGGCAATGCGCCGCCTCCGGGCGAGCAGTTGTGCTCAGGGTTCACCAGTCCCGCTGCCACGCTTCCGCACAGCTCCACGGAACTTGGCCCGATCAATGCGAATCTCGATGTGCACTATCTTGCCGGCGTCCGCGCCACCTATTTTTACCCAAACCGGATGATCTATGGCTTCTCCACAGGCACAGGCGGCAGCCCGGTCCTTATGCCCGTTGTGGGTGACTTCACCGTGCCGCCCGAGCGCAGCGGTTCTGTCTATGACAAGTCGCGCGAGAAGGCGTCAGCAGGCTATTACAGCGCCTACCTTGACGACTTCCACACTCAGATTGAAATGACTGCGACCACCTGGACCGGCATCTTCCGCATCACGTTTCCCGCGTCGGACCAGGCCAACATCCTCCTTGACCTTCGCCGCAACGGCGGTGCCGTGGAAGTGGTTGGGGACCGTACCCTTCGCGGCCACAGCGCAGATGGCAGAAGTTACTTCGTCGCGGAGTTTTCAAGCCCCTTCCGGACCTTCGGCACCTTCAAGCAGAATCCACCACGCACGCCGCGCGATCCTCTCATCGGATTCGATGATGTCAATCCCAGCGATCGGTCCATCTCCGGCAACTATGCCGGTGCGTACCTGCGTTTCTCCACCACGGACAAGCAGCAGGTCCTGGTGAAGATCGCTTCCGGCACAAGCTATGAGGCTGCCGAAGCGCGCCTGCACGCGGAGCAGCCAGGATGGGACTTCGATGCGATACATCGTCAGGCGGAAGGGGCGTGGGCAACCAAGCTAAACGCCATTGAGGTAAAGGGCGGCACGGAAAAGCAGCGGCAGCTTTTTTACTCCTGCCTGTACCACTCGCTGTACAGCCCTCGCCTTCTCGCACGCAGCGGTGAAGAGTTCAAGAACGCGCAGAATGTCGCTGAGAAAGCGACATACGACCGCTATGGAGCCGTACCCCTATGGGACACGGGACGCAATCAGATCGTGTTGCTTACGCTTCTCGAACCCCAGACCAAGACGGACATCCTCCGCTCAGAGTTGGACGATGCGCGCGAACGTGGCTACATGGAAACCTCGTTCCACGGCGACAACGCTGTCTTCATGTATCTCGGAGATTGGGAGCGCGGCCTTACGTTCGATTGGCCCGGCGCCTACGAGTATCTTCGAAAGAACGCCATGGATCCCAAGGGACCACGCGGGTATCTGGCGGAGTACATGCAGCAGGGTTGGATCTCGGATATCATTCCCGTCGGCAATCCGAGCCCTCCCTACGCCGGTGGTAAGGCAGGCGCGGCCACCACACTCGAATACAGTTGGGACGACTATGCGCTTGCCCTGTATGCGAAGAAACTGGGCAAGACAGACGACTACACCATGTTCCTGCAGCGCGCGCATAACTACAGGAACGTCTTCGATCCTTCCGTGGGGTTCATCCGCGGTCGCACACAGGACGGCGCGTGGATCTCTCCGTTTGATCCGCGCGAACCGTATTACAACTTCATGATGAAGGAAGCCTCGGGATGGTCGACACTCTGGCTCGTCCCCCAGGATGTGCAGGGGCTTGAGACTCTTCTGGGTGGCCGCGAGAAATTTGCTGCCAAGCTGGATGAGTTCTTCTCCACACCGTACACCGCCAAGGGCATCTGCAGGGATTGCACCGGAGTGATTGGTCAATATGTGCACGGCAATCAACCCGACCAGGAGGCCGCCTATTATTACGACTGGGCAGGCCAGCCGTGGAAGACGCAGGAACTTACGCGAAGGATCCTTGCGCAGATGTACGGCAGCGACCGATATGGATTGGCGTTTCCGGGCATGGACGACCAGGGCTCGACCTCGTCCTGGTACGTGATGAGCGCCCTGGGCTTTTACCCCGTGGATCCCTCAAGCCCGAACTACATTCTGGGCAGCCCCATCTTCGATGAGGCCACACTCCACATGGGCAACGGTCACGACTTCAAGGTGGTTGCGAAGAACAACTCCGCCGGGAACCAGTACATCCAGTCCGCAACGTTGAACGGCAAAGCATGGAACAAAACCTGGTTCAGCCACGCCGACGTTGCAGATGGAGCTGTGCTTGTTCTTACCATGGGGCCGCAACCAAATCGGCAATGGGCAAGCGCTCCGGATGCTGCGCCGCCGTCGATGTCCGACAGCCGCTGAAAAGAACGTTGGATGTTGGGGCAGGTCGTACCAGAACGATGTAGTGAAAGGGTGTCACTCTTGACAAGCTTGTTGCCAACCATCCCGTTCCTTTCCAGCTTGCCAAAGCTTCGTGTATTAGTCGCCTCATGTGTCTGGGTGGGACTTACGCTGTCTGCAGCTGCGCAGCAACCGTTCCAGACGCTCCTGGTCGGGGTCGATCATCGGGCCGATGTTACAAGTCTCAACGGTGACTGGCACTACCTTGTCGACTATCCGCCCTTCCGCGCGCTCTATACGGGAAGCGGCGCGATTAATGATCGCGGCTATGCCATGAACAGCCACCCGGACATCACGAGCGGGCCACACAATGACGAATACGACTTTGCCACGGCTCCTACCCTGAAGGTTCCCGGTGACTGGAACACCCAGGTTCCCCAGTTGTTCAACTATGAGGGAGTCCTCTTCTACGAGCGCGATTTTGATACCACCCCCAAATCCGGCACCCGCACCTTTCTGCACATCGGAGCGGCCAACTACCGCTCGCATATATGGGTGAATCGGAAGCGGGTCTGCGATCACGAAGGCGGCTTCACTCCATTTGACTGTGAACTGACAGGTGTCCTGCATGCGGGATCGAACTTCGTTGTGATCGGGGTCGATGCCAACCGACTGCAGGACGGCATTCCATCCGTTGGATATGACTGGTTTAACTACGGCGGACTGACCCGAGACGTTTCGCTGGTCACCGTGCCTGCCGCCTTCATTGACGACTACGACGTCCATCTTGCCCATGGTTCTTCCTGGCAGCCGGGCAACACGGAGTTGTCGGGATACGTGCATGTGCTGGGTGCGGCCGCTGGAACGTCCGTTACCGTTGACATCCCTGAAGCACGAGCCAGGACCTCTGCCACCACAGATGCCGAGGGCAACGCACGGTTCAGTGTGAAGGCCGCGCGCCTCTCGCTTTGGTCACCTGACTCGCCGAAGCTCTACAAAGTGACTCTTTCCTCAGGCACAGACAGGCTGACGGACGAAATTGGCTTTCGCGACATTCGTGTGGATGGTATCCGCATTCTGCTCAATGGCAAGGCGGTCTTTCTCAAAAGGGTGAACCTCCACGCAGAGGCGCCCATCCGGGGAGGCCGGGCAAACAACGATCAGGACGCGGCCACCATGTTCGGCTACCTGAAGGACCTGAACGCCAACTTTGTTCGGTTGTGCCACTATCCCCATGACGAGCGCATGACACGCACCGCAGACCGTGAAGGCATCATGGTCTGGTCCGAAATACCGAATTACTGGGACATCTCGTTCAAGAAGCCGGAGGTGTACGCGAAATCGTCTGCCATGTTGAAGGAGATGATTCGGCGCGACCGCAACAAGGCTTCCGTGATCCTGTGGTCTCTCTCAAACGAAACGGGCAACAAGCCCGAACGCACGAAGTTCCTGGCCGGCCTTGCTGCTGAAGCACGGCAGATGGATCCCACGCGCCTGATTACTTCTGCCCTGAATACCGACCGCAGAGAAGGCGGCAAGGGAATCCTGGAGGATCCACTCACCGATCTTCTAGACGTAGTTGGTATGAATGAGTACATGGGCTGGTACGGGGACAAAACGGAGGACGCCGATACCATCCAGTGGACGCTTCCGCAGAAGCCATTCATCATGAGCGAATTCGGGGCAGAAGCCCGGCTGGGCAACCATGGTCCTGTAACGCGGCGCTGGACTGAGGAGCAGCAGGCGTATATCTACAAGCATCAGCTCGTCATGTTCGCAAAGATCCCGCAACTTCGCGGAACCACGCCTTGGGTGCTGTTGGATTTCCGCTCCACAACCCGTAACATACCGATTCTGCAGGATGGGTATAACCGCAAAGGTTTGCTCTCGGATGACGGGAGGAAGAAACAGGCCTTCTTCATCATGCAGAAGGCGTACAAAGAGAACACGGTGGGCAAGCCTGAATAGAGCGCGGCATCGCGCTCGCGGCCGGAGCTGTCCTCAAACTACGCGTGCATCCTGCTCGTTACATCAAGGTTCAGCGCAGGTGAGTGCGTCAATTGAAGGAACCCGTGGCTGCACATTCCTCCGAACGATGACAAACGTCGCGCGGTAGCTTCGCCGTCATTATGGCGTTATCGATCACCTGTGCCTACCTGGTATCTCCGGGTCATGTTTGAGAACCATTGACATCGGCTTTTCTAAATTGCGTTCAGCTGCCCATCGATTTCAGAATGCTCTCAAAGAGCAGCCCAATGCAACGGATCACTTACCAAGCTTCGCTCATGCAAGATAGGTGGTATGTGGAACCCTAGCCGGGCGCACATACCACCCCTTTCCGCAACGCGGTTAGAAGATCAGCTTTGCGCCCAACTGCAACTGCCGTGGTGGGTAAGCGCCATTCAGACGGCCGAACCCGCTGTCGGAGATGTTGGAGTCCAGGCCGGAGTAGTTGGTCTTATTTAGCACATTGAACGCATCCGCCTGAATCTTCAGCCGCAACGGCTCCCGGAAGGCGAAGAACTTCGAGACCGTCACGTCGCCCTGCTCCAGGCCGGGGAGAATGACGGTTCCAACGCCGGAGTTGCCGAAGCGTCCCGTCGGCGCCGGCGCAAATGCGGCCGGGTTAAGCCACTGCGCCTGGTGAGAGGCGAGTGTAAACCGGTTGTCTTTCAGGTACATTGCGCCACCCAGATAATCGGCCCTGCGGCCCCCGGTTGCCGTGTTGCCGGAGATGGTCTGGTACGGTCCGCTCTGGATACGTGCCACGGCGACGATCTGGAAGCCGCCGATCGTCTCATGCAGGATCGCGTTCGTCCGGAACGAAGGAAGCTGCCAAACAACGGTCCCCACAAACGCGTGCCGCCGGTCAATGCCCAGCTCGCCGTAGTTGTACTGCAGGCTTCTCCAGTTCGCGGTGTCGCCGCCGTTGCTGGATGAATCACCCAGGGCCTTTGCGTAGGTGTAGCTCACCGTGTAGTTCAGCTGGCCCTTGCGTTTGGTCAGGTAGACCTGCAAGGAGTTGTAGTTGGTATTGGAATCACTCCGGTTTTGGGTGATGCCCGAGAAGCCTTTGTACGGGTTGAAGTAGTTGGTGCTGTAGGAGAGATCTGCCGCAACCGCGGTGAGGTCCGGATAGTTGATGTTGGGGGAACGCAGCAGGTGGTGGCCCACATTGCCGACATACGTAGTCTCCATCAGCATTCCAAGCGGCAGTTCCTGCTGTACACCAAGGCTGTACTGCTCTACATAGGGGTTCTTCAGGTTGGGATCGATGGCGCTGATACCCGCCTGCAGGCCGGTGTTGTTCGGTGTACCGGCGCTGATGTTGTTCAGGTTGGCAAGATCAAATTCAACATTCTGAGAGTATGGCTGAAGGTTCACCTGACTGAAGCCTACGTTTCCCTCGGTGCGGTAGTAGAAGGTTCCAAAGCCTCCGCGGACCGAGATCTTCTCCGTCGGCGCATATGCGAAACCGATACGCGGACCGAATGCGCCATGCATGTGATACAGGCCTCTCGGGGCCACGGCCGGAATCAGGCCATACGCTGCGGTGTTGATGTTGGGAACGCGGGACAGCTGGTCGGACGGAATCGGATCCGCGGTACGGACGAGTCCATTGAACGGGTTACCCGTGCCGGGCACCACCTTGCCGGTCGTTAATACCGTGATCGCATTCGCCGGTACATAGTAGGAAGGGTCGAAGTTGCCATAGTTGTTTGCCTGCGTATACATGGGCAGCAGATCCTGCCAACGAAGTCCGAACTCAAAGCTTAGTTGCCGGGCCGCTTTCCATGTGTCCTGTACGAAAGCCTCAGGCTGACTGAAGCGGAAGTGCCCGACCGGATCGGCATTTGCTTCCGTGTAGCTGCTGAACTGCCCAAGCAATGCATCGGCAATTGCCAGACCACTGGTCTTGGAGTTGCCGCTGGTGGTGAAGTTGAGGTTGCCATTGTAATTGGGCCGTCCATTCTGATCGACGCGGTTCCGGATATAAATGCCGCCGAACTTGATGAGGTGATTCCCCTTGACGATCGACACCGTGTCCCCAGCTTGGATATCCGTTGTCGGTGAGAAGAGCGAAAAGTATGGACCGGAGAATCCGCTGAATCCGGTCACGCTTACTGATGGGATACCGTTCGGGTATTCGCCAGCCCCGGGAAAGAGCTTGTTGTACTGAAACCCATAGGTCGATCGTTCCCAGTTCCTGCCGTAGGGGGGAACGTGCTGAGACACAAAACTAAAGTTGAACGTAGCCTGATTGATGATGTTCGGCCGCACATTCCATGTCTCCGACACAAGGTAGCTCTGTCCCGGGCGATTACGCGTCGTGGGCACCGTGGGCAGACCGCCACTGGAGAAAGTACCAAATGGGTCGATCAGGCTATTGTGATCGCTGATCCAGCGTCCGAAGATGAAGTTCTTGTCGTTGATCCTGTAGTCGAGCCGAACGATATCTTCGCGGAAGTTCAGCGGGTTCGACGGTGTCAGTATCAGGTTATTGCTGGGGAGTGAAGCCACACCCGCAGGCGAGTCAGTGAAAGCGCCGGTCTTTGTGAAAGTGCTGTACACGTTTTCTATCGCCTTGCCGTCCGGCGTGATGTAGGGCCCGATGTTGTTTCCGGGGATCGGCGTCGTCGTTCCCGGAAAGACCAGTTGAAGCGGCTTGCCGCCGGACATGAGGCCCGCGAAGTTGCCACCCAGCATGGCCGTGCTCGGCACGCTCAGGGTCGTGGGATTTTGCTGTTGCCGAAGGCGCTTGAACTCTTCTCCCACGAAGAAGAAAAGCCTGTCGTGTTTCAGCGGGCCTCCAAGAGCGTAGCCGAAATCGTTGTATACGAGGTGTGTCTTGAAGGTAGAGAAGAACGGTGTCGCATCGAATAGATTGTTCCGGAGGGACTCGAAGACCACTCCGTGAAAACTGTTCGTTCCGCCCTTGGTCACGATGTTGAAGGCAGGACCCGAGGTGCGCCCATACTCGGCAGAGAAATTCGAGGTCGCGATCTTTACTTCCTGGATGAAGTCGGGGCCGACATTGTTTACCAGGCTGCCG
Coding sequences within:
- a CDS encoding TonB-dependent receptor codes for the protein MRNQIIRMTNIALAATLLSASVAVGNAQTSLGQIAGNVTDASGAAVPGATITITNLGTRAVRTLISDASGFYVQTNLPIGEYAIEIAKEGFRGEKRTGLSVTADAHVSSDFHLEIGTTTETVTVSAAPGETLNTTSGEVAHVIDTKQVENLPLNGRNYIQLITLIPGSVVTNPDVFSVTTSLSSVNQTSNGNRADSSNLTVDGAYNQASGSNGSLVNNVGPDFIQEVKIATSNFSAEYGRTSGPAFNIVTKGGTNSFHGVVFESLRNNLFDATPFFSTFKTHLVYNDFGYALGGPLKHDRLFFFVGEEFKRLRQQQNPTTLSVPSTAMLGGNFAGLMSGGKPLQLVFPGTTTPIPGNNIGPYITPDGKAIENVYSTFTKTGAFTDSPAGVASLPSNNLILTPSNPLNFREDIVRLDYRINDKNFIFGRWISDHNSLIDPFGTFSSGGLPTVPTTRNRPGQSYLVSETWNVRPNIINQATFNFSFVSQHVPPYGRNWERSTYGFQYNKLFPGAGEYPNGIPSVSVTGFSGFSGPYFSLFSPTTDIQAGDTVSIVKGNHLIKFGGIYIRNRVDQNGRPNYNGNLNFTTSGNSKTSGLAIADALLGQFSSYTEANADPVGHFRFSQPEAFVQDTWKAARQLSFEFGLRWQDLLPMYTQANNYGNFDPSYYVPANAITVLTTGKVVPGTGNPFNGLVRTADPIPSDQLSRVPNINTAAYGLIPAVAPRGLYHMHGAFGPRIGFAYAPTEKISVRGGFGTFYYRTEGNVGFSQVNLQPYSQNVEFDLANLNNISAGTPNNTGLQAGISAIDPNLKNPYVEQYSLGVQQELPLGMLMETTYVGNVGHHLLRSPNINYPDLTAVAADLSYSTNYFNPYKGFSGITQNRSDSNTNYNSLQVYLTKRKGQLNYTVSYTYAKALGDSSSNGGDTANWRSLQYNYGELGIDRRHAFVGTVVWQLPSFRTNAILHETIGGFQIVAVARIQSGPYQTISGNTATGGRRADYLGGAMYLKDNRFTLASHQAQWLNPAAFAPAPTGRFGNSGVGTVILPGLEQGDVTVSKFFAFREPLRLKIQADAFNVLNKTNYSGLDSNISDSGFGRLNGAYPPRQLQLGAKLIF